One Equus quagga isolate Etosha38 chromosome 5, UCLA_HA_Equagga_1.0, whole genome shotgun sequence genomic window carries:
- the FBXO48 gene encoding F-box only protein 48, whose protein sequence is MQKNSKRNSNSGVSDIELNSVDADKEKKESQNNFVELLPPEVTFKIFSQLDIRSLCRASVACRSWNYAIRNSDSLWKPHCLTVRAVCQREIDDDQKRGYSWRVILLRNYQKSKVKHEWLSGRYSNICSPVSLPEKIMYPMDADTWGEILEAELER, encoded by the exons ATGCAGAAAAACTCCAAGAGGAACAGTAATTCAGGAGTTTCTGACATAGAATTGAACTCTGTGGATgctgacaaggaaaaaaaagaaagtcaaaataaCTTTGTTGAACTGCTGCCTCCagaagttacttttaaaattttcagtcaGCTGGACATTCGGAGTTTGTGCAGAGCGTCAGTGGCATGCAGGAGCTGGAATTACGCAATAAGGAACAGCGACTCCTTATGGAAACCTCATTGCTTGACTGTACGGGCTGTGTgccaaagagaaatagatgatgaTCAGAAAAGGGGTTATTCCTGGAGG GTAATACTACTGAGGAATTACCAGAAGAGTAAAGTGAAACATGAATGGTTAAGCGGCAGATACAGCAACATATGTTCTCCTGTTAGCCTACCAGAAAAAATCATGTACCCGATGGATGCAGATACGTGGGGGGAAATTCTGGAAGCAGAATTGGAAAGATAA